GGGGTGCCCGGCACGAAATCCTGCGGCGTTATGATCCGCTCGGCGGGCAGCCCCAGCGCGGGCAGCAGATAGCCACGGACCCATTCCGCATCGCGGCTGGTATGTGAGATAAACAGATCGCGGGCGATCGTCGGTTGCATAGCGCACCTTGCCCAGATACAACGACCTCGCAGGGCGTATGCTATACGCCCCGTCGTGGCGGGATTTCTAGCAGTACAAGGACTCGCTCGCGGGTTATTCTTGCAGTTGGAGGCGGCGCGATGTGGAGATCATTCCAGAACGCTTGCGAGTCGCGTCTGGTCCGGGGGATGCGATGAAAAAGGGACAGCCAGGCGGTACGTCCAGTGTAGCACCGCTGTCCAGTGCGGGATCACCTGTTCGGGGTTTCGAGTTCCGAGCGTCGAGTTCCACATGCAAAGGTTCCTTCCTCCCTGCTCTTTGCTCTTTGTGCTTTGTGCCTCTCGGCGCACGCCCGGCTACTGTTTGAGATACCACAGATGCGCGTTCCAATTCGTATCATACGGATTGGGCTGGCGCTCAAGCAGGCCGCGCGACTGGACATGCAGTAGCGCCTGTTGATCCGCCGCGACCCGGAAGAGATCCCACGCGCCGCTCTCCTGAAGCTTCCGCCGAACGTCCTCCAGGTCCGGCAGCACGGCGGCCATGACCTCGCCTGCCAGAACGCGCAAGAACAGCCGCTCAGCATCGATCACCTCGATCTTCATCCGGTCGATGCGCGGCCTGCCCTGAACATAGTCCTCGAACGCACGCAGATCGATCGGCGCGCCCGGCGCGAACTCGGCAACCTGAAACGGCCCGGTGCCGATCGGCGAGCGGCCAAAGCGGCCAGGCTCCAGATCAATCGCGTGCTGCGGCAGCACGCCCAGCGTGAAGAGCTGCTGTATCGTGGTTCGAGTAGCGCCTGAGCGCAGCACGAACGCGATCGTCAGATCGTCGATGAGGTCGATCGACTCGATCGCCTTCATCTGCTTGCGCCAGGCCGAGTGCGGCACCTCGCTGGCGTACCTGTAGGTAAACAGAACATCCTGCGCCGTCAGCGGCGCGCCGTCGTGGAAGTACACATCGCGGCGCAGCCGGAAGACGATGCTGATCTTCGTCCCGCGACGCAGACGATCCTCCATCAGTCCATCGATCTCCCATGTTTCGGCAAGCTCCGGCACCAGCTCGCGCCGCTCTGGATCGAAGCGCACCAGGCCGCGAAAGATCAGGCTCAGCACATCCGCCGGACCCAGCCGCTCATGCGCGATCGGGTCGAGCGTCTCGATCGGGCGGAAATCGCCGATGCTCAGGTACTCGCGCGCGCTGACGATGATCTGCCGATCGAAGGTGCTGTTGGCGCGGCTCAGATCGGGCAGCGCGCCTGCCGGATCGGCGGTGAAGCCGATCGTGTGAGCGCCCGCTGCGAGCATGAGCTGGCGGCGGGTGCTGCTTTCTTGCGATTGCTGGCCGGGCAGCAGCGGGCCGTGCGGCTGTCGCGGCCAGCGCTGCCCATCGACGATCCACTCGACCTCGAACGGCCCCGACGAGATGCTGCCCTGGTTGATAAGATCGGCCTCCACCAGGAACGGCTCGTTTGCGAACACAGAGCGCGCGCCGATGCTCAGATTCCGCACCACCAGATCGATCGTGGTCGCCTCCCACGCCAGCAGGTTGGTGATCTGCCCGTCGACGATCGCGAAGAGCACGCCGCGACCGGAAACCTGCGGCATCGTCACCGTCACCCGCACGTCGCTCCAGGCCACGATCTGCGCCGCGTGGCCCGCGAACAAGACCATCGCGCCGGAGTCAGGCACCGCGCCCAGGTTGCCGCCCTCGATCAGCACCGTGCTGCCGGGCGGGCCGCTGGCAGGTTTGAGCGCCCACAGGAACGGTAGATGTCGCCAGATCCGAATCTGCGGATCGGCGATGTCGGTCTTGCGACTGACCTCGGCGATCATCGCCGCCGTCTGCGTGTAGCGCTCCAGATCGTCTACCGAGTAGATCGCGATTGCGTTGAGTCGCTTGATCTGCTCCGCCGTAATGCCAGGCAGCGTCGCCAGATCGCGGGGATCGCCGGGCTGATCCAATGGCTTGCGCAGGCCCTGGAGCTGGCTTTGCAACACCTGCGCGAAATCGAGCTTGAGCAGCGTCATGCCCTGCTGGTCGGGATCGACGGTCCGAAACAGAACGCGACCGTCGGGCGCGCGGCGCACTGTCACTTCGAGATCGAGGCTTAACTGCTTGATGGCGAAGGAGATGCCGCGCGCAAATGACTTGAGCGACAGCGTATCCTCGGCCCGATCGATCTCGGCGCTGATCGCATCGACCAGCTCCGAGAGCTGCCACTCGACGTTCTCGGCGCTCGACAGCGCATCGGCTGCCTCGGAGCGCCTGCCATTGCTCGCCGCATCCGTCGGCGGTAGTAGCTCTCTGCTCGTCACGGCGACTCCTCCGCTGGGCTATTGGGCGCGATCGTGATCCGAATGCGACCGAGGCGTCCGACCGGCGGCGTTTCGCGCGCGGTCGGCAGCATGACCATCAGGCGGCGCGTCTCGGCTGTGCCCGCCGGATCGTCCTGCAAGCGCAGATGCGCCGGAATGTCGAGGTTCACGTCGCTGACGTGCAGCTTCAACAGCTCGGCTCGCTCCGCGGTCTGATCCAACGTCTCGGACAGCTCGCGGAAGATCAGCGCGATCAGATCGCCAAAGGGAATGTCAGACATAGTGTGCCGTCAGGCCAGGGGACGAAAGAGCAAAGGAACAAAGAACAAGGGTCAAATTGTCCCCCAAACCTTCTCCTGTCTCGTACAGAATAGTGGAGCCACGTTTCCGAAAAGGTTGCTTGATTCTGCAATCGTGAGCGGCGCAAGGATGATGCAACCAGCCGCGCGGGCAGTGCGGCATCCTTGCGCGTAGCAGCGATTAGGTGCCTTCGGTCGTCAGCGGCGGGAAGGTTTCAGTCTTGAAGTTAATCTTCACCTGGCCGATGATCTCGGTGCTCATCGTCAGCGAGTCGAAGGAGCTTTCGTTCACCGTGCTGACGTTGATCTGGCTATAGTCTACGCTGGCCGAGATGCTGCCCCAGCCCCAGCCGGCCTTGCCGCGCACACCAACCTTCAAGCTGTCCTGGTGATAGCGCGTCGCCTGCCTGGTCTGCGCCTCGGTCGAGGTGACTTTGAACGTCAGCCGGGTCAGGATCTCGCCGTTGGTGATCACGATGCGAGCCATGCCCTCGCGCGCCATCGCCCGGAGCTGCTCCTGCATCGTGCTTGCCAGCGACTGGCCGAGCGCTGCCTGGATCGCCGTCACCTGCTCGGCGGTGAAGCTGGTCGCCGCTTCGTCGATCGTCAGGTCTAGCGGAGGGCTGGCCTTGGTCGTCTCGCGCTTGATCGCGTCGGCAACCTCCTTCAGGTTCGCGTTGGCGGTCTTGAGCGGCGGGCCGCTCGGATTGTTGGGGTCGGGCGTGTCCTTGAAGATGAAATCGGCGCGTACGCTGGTACCACCCTCGCCGTCGGGATAGCGCTGCGCCAGGTGGGCGTTGATCTGCGCGTCGGAGACGTTCTCGGCCTGAAACTCTTTGAGCGTCTTGGCAAGATCCGCCACCAGCTTGGCGTACGCCTCCATCTGCTTGAGCGTCGCACCGATGATCGCGTCAAAGGTGCTGTTGATCAGACCGGCGGTGAACTCGACGAAGCCCAGGTTTTGCACCTGCTTCGCCACGTTGATCCCGGCCTGCGCGGTATCGCCGACCGCCATGCCGCCGTTCATGGTCGCCAGCGCCATCTGCCGCCGCGTTTCTTGCT
The Herpetosiphonaceae bacterium DNA segment above includes these coding regions:
- a CDS encoding ABC transporter substrate-binding protein — encoded protein: MTSRELLPPTDAASNGRRSEAADALSSAENVEWQLSELVDAISAEIDRAEDTLSLKSFARGISFAIKQLSLDLEVTVRRAPDGRVLFRTVDPDQQGMTLLKLDFAQVLQSQLQGLRKPLDQPGDPRDLATLPGITAEQIKRLNAIAIYSVDDLERYTQTAAMIAEVSRKTDIADPQIRIWRHLPFLWALKPASGPPGSTVLIEGGNLGAVPDSGAMVLFAGHAAQIVAWSDVRVTVTMPQVSGRGVLFAIVDGQITNLLAWEATTIDLVVRNLSIGARSVFANEPFLVEADLINQGSISSGPFEVEWIVDGQRWPRQPHGPLLPGQQSQESSTRRQLMLAAGAHTIGFTADPAGALPDLSRANSTFDRQIIVSAREYLSIGDFRPIETLDPIAHERLGPADVLSLIFRGLVRFDPERRELVPELAETWEIDGLMEDRLRRGTKISIVFRLRRDVYFHDGAPLTAQDVLFTYRYASEVPHSAWRKQMKAIESIDLIDDLTIAFVLRSGATRTTIQQLFTLGVLPQHAIDLEPGRFGRSPIGTGPFQVAEFAPGAPIDLRAFEDYVQGRPRIDRMKIEVIDAERLFLRVLAGEVMAAVLPDLEDVRRKLQESGAWDLFRVAADQQALLHVQSRGLLERQPNPYDTNWNAHLWYLKQ